The following coding sequences are from one Sphingomonadaceae bacterium OTU29LAMAA1 window:
- a CDS encoding ATP-binding protein, translating into MATHPIRLPPPAPEDAAARNMRQLVLLRWLAVGGQCATILTVHYGLGIQLPVAPMAVVLAALVMLNVMTGLGHPHWPVTNFQLFGALVCDVVALTVQLHLSGGAANPFVSLYLLQVVMGAVLLHAWSSWALVGITSAAFAIVALASPPLNLPPWLATSLSPAYILGLWCNFVLAAVLLVLFVTRIAANLRSRDAHLAAMRQRAAEEDHIIRMGLLASGAAHELGTPLSSISVLLGDWKSEPAIRREPRLAAEVDEMQAEVMRCKSIVSGILFAAGEVTGEAPERTTLRRFLTGIVAAWPGRVLFEDRLGDDRPIVADRALGQALTNLLDNAAEAGASAITLIAGLEDGIVVMSVRDDGNGFSAEVLAALGRPYNSSKDRKGAGLGLFLATNVLRTLGGTLQARNLANGGAETVLRLPIASLALTTA; encoded by the coding sequence ATGGCCACGCATCCTATCCGCCTGCCGCCGCCCGCGCCCGAAGATGCCGCGGCCCGCAACATGCGCCAGCTGGTGCTGCTCCGCTGGCTCGCCGTCGGCGGACAATGTGCCACGATCCTGACGGTCCATTACGGGCTCGGCATCCAGCTGCCGGTCGCACCGATGGCGGTCGTGCTCGCCGCGCTCGTCATGCTCAACGTGATGACGGGGCTGGGGCATCCGCACTGGCCGGTGACCAATTTCCAGCTGTTCGGCGCGCTGGTGTGCGATGTCGTCGCCCTGACCGTGCAATTGCACCTGAGCGGGGGCGCCGCCAATCCTTTCGTGTCGCTGTACCTGTTGCAGGTGGTGATGGGTGCGGTGCTGCTGCATGCTTGGTCGAGTTGGGCGCTGGTGGGGATCACGTCCGCCGCGTTCGCGATCGTCGCGCTGGCCAGTCCGCCGCTCAATTTGCCGCCTTGGCTGGCGACCAGCCTGTCGCCGGCCTACATCCTTGGTCTCTGGTGCAATTTCGTGCTGGCGGCGGTGTTGCTGGTGCTGTTCGTGACGCGGATCGCCGCCAATTTGCGCAGTCGGGACGCGCATCTCGCCGCGATGCGCCAGCGCGCGGCCGAAGAGGATCATATCATCCGCATGGGATTGCTCGCGAGCGGTGCGGCGCATGAACTCGGGACGCCACTGTCGTCGATCTCGGTCCTGCTCGGCGACTGGAAGAGCGAACCGGCGATCCGTCGCGAGCCGCGGCTGGCGGCGGAAGTCGATGAGATGCAGGCGGAAGTCATGCGCTGCAAGTCGATCGTCTCGGGCATCCTGTTCGCGGCGGGCGAGGTGACCGGTGAGGCGCCCGAACGAACGACGTTACGCCGGTTCCTGACCGGCATCGTCGCGGCGTGGCCGGGCCGCGTCCTGTTCGAGGATCGGTTGGGCGATGACCGGCCGATCGTCGCGGATCGCGCCCTGGGTCAGGCGCTGACCAATCTGCTCGACAATGCGGCGGAAGCCGGCGCATCCGCGATCACGCTGATTGCGGGCTTGGAGGACGGGATCGTGGTGATGAGCGTACGGGACGATGGCAACGGTTTTTCCGCCGAGGTGCTCGCCGCGCTCGGGCGCCCCTACAACAGCAGCAAGGATCGGAAGGGAGCGGGGCTCGGGTTGTTCCTTGCGACCAATGTGCTGCGGACGCTCGGCGGGACATTGCAGGCGCGCAATCTCGCGAACGGTGGCGCGGAGACGGTCCTGCGTCTGCCAATCGCCAGCCTCGCGTTGACGACGGCATGA
- a CDS encoding SDR family NAD(P)-dependent oxidoreductase, whose translation MTPTAFITGATSGIGLAAVEEFVGAGWRVIATGRRADRLAVLQARLGAESVHVLAFDVSDDDAMDATLASLPDDWRAIDLLINNAGLALGTKPAHEADPADWRTMIATNVTALVSLTHRLLPGLIARKGAIINLSSVAATYPYAGGNVYGGTKAFVEQFSLGLRSDLHGKGVRVTSIEPGMVETEFTKVRTGGSQQASDALYKGADPMTAEDIAATMLWVATLPPHLNINRLELMPVSQSFAGFQVARSG comes from the coding sequence ATGACACCCACCGCCTTCATCACCGGCGCGACCTCCGGCATCGGCCTTGCTGCGGTCGAGGAGTTCGTGGGCGCGGGCTGGCGCGTGATCGCGACCGGACGGCGGGCTGACCGGCTGGCAGTGTTGCAGGCGAGGTTGGGGGCGGAATCGGTCCATGTGCTCGCGTTCGATGTCTCCGACGACGACGCGATGGACGCGACTCTGGCGAGCCTGCCGGACGATTGGCGGGCAATCGATCTGCTCATCAACAATGCGGGGCTCGCATTGGGTACGAAACCGGCGCACGAGGCGGACCCGGCCGACTGGCGGACGATGATCGCGACCAACGTCACGGCTCTGGTATCGCTGACGCATCGGCTGCTGCCCGGGCTGATCGCGCGCAAGGGTGCGATCATCAACCTGTCGTCGGTCGCCGCGACCTACCCCTATGCCGGCGGCAACGTCTATGGCGGCACCAAGGCCTTCGTCGAGCAGTTCTCGCTCGGCCTGCGGTCGGACCTGCATGGCAAGGGCGTGCGCGTCACCTCGATCGAGCCGGGGATGGTGGAGACGGAGTTCACCAAGGTGCGCACCGGCGGCAGTCAGCAGGCGTCCGACGCGCTCTACAAGGGCGCCGATCCGATGACGGCGGAGGATATCGCGGCGACGATGCTTTGGGTCGCGACGCTGCCGCCGCACCTCAACATCAACCGCCTGGAGTTGATGCCGGTTAGCCAGTCGTTCGCGGGATTTCAGGTTGCGCGATCGGGCTGA
- the metK gene encoding methionine adenosyltransferase, with amino-acid sequence MRSSYIFTSESVSEGHPDKVADQISDTIVDLFLSKDPEARIACETLTTTNLVVLAGEIRCKGVYENGAWADGALDEIEAAVRATVRRIGYEQTGFHWETFTFENNLHGQSAEIAMGVDEGSNKDEGAGDQGIMFGYATDETPGLMPATLYYSHKILETMAADRHSGKAPFLEPDAKSQVTLAYENGVPVRAVALVVSTQHKAGYCLQGENADPARYEVLKDYVTGVFTGILPEGFVTDETKVYINPTGAFEIGGPDGDAGVTGRKIIVDTYGGAAPHGGGAFSGKDPTKVDRSAAYVARYLAKNVVAAGLAKRCTIQLSYAIGIAEPLSVYVDTHGTGTVDEAKLEQVLPQLVRLTPKGIRQHLKLNAPIYVKSAAYGHFGREPEGDLFTWEKTDLVDRLKAAVA; translated from the coding sequence ATGCGCAGCAGCTATATCTTTACGTCGGAATCGGTTTCCGAAGGCCATCCGGACAAGGTCGCCGACCAGATCAGCGACACGATCGTCGATCTGTTCCTATCCAAGGACCCCGAGGCGCGCATCGCGTGCGAAACGCTGACGACGACCAACCTCGTCGTGCTGGCGGGCGAGATCCGTTGCAAGGGCGTGTACGAGAACGGCGCATGGGCTGACGGCGCGCTCGACGAGATCGAGGCTGCAGTACGCGCGACGGTTCGCCGGATCGGCTACGAACAGACCGGCTTCCACTGGGAAACTTTCACGTTCGAGAACAACCTGCACGGCCAGTCCGCGGAAATCGCGATGGGTGTCGACGAGGGGTCGAACAAGGACGAGGGCGCGGGCGATCAGGGCATCATGTTCGGTTATGCGACCGACGAGACGCCAGGACTGATGCCGGCGACGCTCTATTACAGCCACAAGATCCTCGAGACGATGGCGGCCGATCGCCATTCCGGCAAGGCACCGTTCCTCGAGCCGGACGCGAAGAGCCAGGTGACGCTCGCTTATGAGAACGGCGTGCCCGTCCGTGCGGTCGCGCTGGTCGTGTCGACCCAGCACAAGGCCGGTTACTGCCTGCAGGGCGAGAACGCCGATCCCGCCAGGTACGAGGTGCTGAAGGATTACGTCACCGGCGTCTTCACCGGCATCCTTCCGGAAGGCTTCGTCACCGACGAGACCAAGGTCTACATCAACCCGACCGGCGCGTTCGAGATCGGGGGGCCGGATGGCGATGCCGGCGTTACCGGGCGCAAGATCATCGTCGACACCTACGGCGGTGCCGCCCCTCACGGCGGTGGCGCGTTCAGCGGCAAGGACCCGACGAAGGTCGATCGTTCCGCAGCTTATGTTGCGCGTTACCTCGCGAAGAACGTCGTCGCCGCGGGTCTTGCCAAGCGTTGCACGATCCAGTTGTCCTATGCGATCGGCATCGCCGAACCCTTGTCGGTCTATGTCGACACGCATGGCACAGGCACGGTGGACGAAGCGAAGCTGGAACAGGTGCTGCCACAGCTCGTACGCCTGACGCCCAAGGGCATTCGCCAGCATCTGAAGCTCAATGCGCCGATCTACGTGAAGTCGGCGGCCTACGGGCACTTCGGCCGCGAGCCGGAAGGCGACCTGTTCACCTGGGAAAAGACCGACCTCGTCGATCGACTGAAAGCCGCCGTCGCCTGA
- a CDS encoding polyhydroxyalkanoic acid system family protein: protein MSAPIEINVPHQLGKQAVRDRLDGGIGKIGRMIPGGAQVDHRWEADTMHFTVQAMGQSIGCRATVSDTNVHAIVDLPGFLGLFAGKIRDVIQQEAPKLLK, encoded by the coding sequence ATGAGCGCCCCGATCGAGATCAACGTTCCCCATCAGCTCGGCAAACAGGCGGTCCGCGACCGGCTGGACGGCGGTATCGGCAAGATCGGCCGGATGATTCCCGGCGGCGCGCAGGTCGATCACCGCTGGGAAGCGGATACGATGCACTTCACCGTGCAGGCTATGGGGCAGTCGATCGGTTGCCGCGCAACGGTGTCCGACACCAACGTCCATGCCATCGTCGACCTGCCGGGCTTCCTGGGCCTGTTCGCCGGCAAGATCCGCGACGTGATCCAGCAGGAAGCGCCGAAATTGCTGAAGTAG
- the lnt gene encoding apolipoprotein N-acyltransferase has translation MPSFLTRRPAFIALLLGAIAATGFAPLQIWPLTVIGLAGLAMLVHAAPTRRRAVWIGWCWGVGHFTINNNWFQHAFDFQDKMPPVLGYFAAVALALYLAVFPMLTAAIGWQFGRARRPDARYALVFAAAWIGSEYLRAVLFTGYAWDPIGVIWLPVIGVARLSAWIGTYALSGVTVLAAVSLLMLAQRRWRMSAAIAAALTLAAISASWTQAPAAAPDAPLLRVVQPNIGQDARGEDDQELMLAALLRQSGKPGLRPRLVLWPEGVIRDYLESGYPRWIYDGQSPLFNRWRLAQRLGPRDILMTGHTPLRFDAQGDVAGASNSVFALDAKAQIVGRYDKAHLVPYGEYLPMPWLLRPLGLARLVPGDFDFDDGPGPRTLEVPGFGAIGFQICYEIIFSGHVVDPSHRPRMIFNPSTDAWFGRWGPPQHLAQARMRAIEEGLPIVRSTPTGISAVIAADGRLLAAVPHETAGAIEMAMPPALPPTPFSRIGNWAALIVALMFVIAAVAIRPRER, from the coding sequence ATGCCTAGCTTTCTGACCCGCCGTCCTGCCTTCATAGCGCTGCTGCTCGGTGCGATCGCCGCAACCGGCTTTGCGCCGCTGCAAATATGGCCGCTCACCGTGATCGGTCTCGCGGGCCTCGCCATGCTGGTCCATGCCGCGCCGACACGGCGCAGGGCCGTATGGATCGGCTGGTGCTGGGGCGTTGGGCACTTCACGATCAACAACAACTGGTTTCAGCACGCGTTCGACTTTCAGGACAAGATGCCGCCGGTGCTCGGTTATTTCGCCGCGGTCGCCCTCGCGTTGTATCTGGCGGTATTCCCGATGCTGACGGCAGCGATCGGCTGGCAGTTCGGGCGGGCACGGAGGCCGGATGCCCGCTACGCGCTGGTCTTCGCCGCCGCATGGATCGGCAGCGAATACCTCCGCGCCGTGCTGTTCACCGGCTATGCTTGGGACCCGATCGGCGTGATCTGGTTGCCCGTGATCGGCGTCGCGCGATTGTCGGCATGGATCGGCACCTATGCGTTGTCGGGCGTGACGGTGCTGGCGGCGGTATCGCTGCTGATGCTGGCGCAGCGCCGCTGGCGGATGTCGGCGGCAATCGCGGCGGCTCTGACGCTTGCCGCGATCTCGGCATCGTGGACGCAGGCACCCGCCGCCGCACCGGACGCGCCATTGCTGCGCGTCGTGCAACCGAACATCGGTCAGGATGCGCGCGGCGAGGACGATCAGGAGCTGATGCTTGCCGCGCTCCTCCGCCAGTCGGGCAAGCCCGGGCTGCGGCCGCGACTGGTACTATGGCCCGAAGGCGTGATCCGCGACTATCTGGAGAGCGGCTATCCCCGGTGGATATACGACGGCCAGAGCCCGCTGTTCAACCGGTGGCGGCTGGCGCAGCGGCTCGGTCCGCGCGATATCCTGATGACCGGTCATACGCCTCTGCGCTTCGATGCGCAGGGGGACGTGGCCGGTGCATCCAATTCGGTGTTCGCGCTGGATGCGAAGGCGCAGATCGTCGGGCGCTACGACAAGGCGCATCTGGTGCCGTACGGCGAATATCTCCCGATGCCGTGGCTGCTACGCCCGCTGGGGCTCGCGCGGCTGGTGCCGGGCGATTTCGATTTCGACGACGGTCCCGGACCGCGCACGCTCGAGGTTCCCGGCTTCGGTGCGATCGGTTTCCAGATCTGTTACGAGATCATCTTCTCTGGCCACGTCGTCGATCCGTCGCATCGACCGCGCATGATCTTCAATCCTTCCACCGACGCGTGGTTCGGGCGCTGGGGGCCGCCGCAGCATCTGGCGCAGGCGCGGATGCGCGCGATCGAGGAAGGGCTGCCGATCGTGCGATCGACGCCGACCGGCATCTCGGCGGTGATCGCCGCCGACGGCAGGTTGCTCGCCGCCGTGCCGCACGAGACCGCGGGCGCGATCGAGATGGCGATGCCACCCGCGCTCCCGCCGACGCCGTTCAGCCGGATCGGCAACTGGGCGGCGCTGATCGTCGCGCTGATGTTCGTCATCGCCGCCGTTGCCATCCGCCCCCGCGAGCGGTAG
- a CDS encoding VOC family protein: MKLRPFHLAFPVHDLAAARAFYGGTLGCAEGRSSDHWIDFDLFGHQIVAHLDPAAHAVAVSNAVDGHDVPVPHFGVVLTMPDWQALSERVAAAGVRFGIEPHIRFQDQPGEQATMFFQDPSGNALEFKAFADDGMLFATTKDPA; the protein is encoded by the coding sequence ATGAAGCTGCGCCCGTTCCACCTCGCCTTTCCGGTCCACGACCTTGCCGCCGCTCGCGCCTTCTACGGCGGCACGCTCGGCTGCGCGGAGGGGCGTTCGAGCGATCACTGGATCGATTTCGATCTGTTCGGACACCAGATCGTCGCGCATCTCGATCCCGCCGCGCACGCCGTCGCAGTATCGAACGCGGTGGATGGGCACGACGTCCCGGTGCCGCATTTCGGGGTCGTGCTGACGATGCCCGACTGGCAGGCGCTGAGCGAACGCGTGGCCGCCGCCGGGGTGCGTTTCGGTATCGAGCCGCACATCCGCTTCCAGGATCAGCCCGGCGAGCAAGCGACGATGTTCTTCCAAGACCCATCCGGTAACGCGCTGGAGTTCAAGGCGTTCGCCGACGATGGGATGCTGTTCGCGACCACAAAGGACCCCGCATGA
- a CDS encoding response regulator transcription factor encodes MTGGRRLLIVEDDASFARTLARSFERRGYAVATLSGPDGLEAQVADFRPDYAVVDLRLGGASGLTCVAALHALDASMKIVVLTGFASIATAVEAIKLGATNYLTKPANTDDIEAAFARVDGDAGATIAPAPPTSIKTLEWEHIHQTLADVDFNISEAARRLGMHRRTLARKLDKRHMG; translated from the coding sequence ATGACCGGGGGCCGCAGGCTGCTGATCGTCGAGGACGACGCCAGTTTCGCGCGAACGCTAGCGCGGTCTTTCGAACGGCGCGGCTATGCGGTGGCGACGCTATCCGGGCCGGACGGTCTGGAGGCGCAGGTGGCGGATTTCCGCCCGGATTATGCGGTGGTCGACCTGCGGCTGGGCGGCGCGTCCGGGCTCACATGCGTCGCGGCGCTACATGCGCTCGACGCGAGCATGAAGATCGTCGTCCTCACCGGCTTCGCCAGCATCGCTACCGCGGTCGAGGCGATCAAGCTGGGCGCGACAAATTATCTCACCAAACCTGCCAATACCGACGATATCGAGGCGGCGTTCGCGCGCGTCGACGGCGATGCCGGTGCGACGATCGCGCCCGCGCCACCGACCTCGATCAAGACGCTGGAATGGGAGCATATCCATCAGACGCTGGCGGACGTGGACTTCAACATCTCGGAAGCGGCCCGGCGTCTGGGGATGCACCGCCGCACGCTGGCGCGAAAGCTCGACAAGCGGCACATGGGGTGA
- a CDS encoding LysR family transcriptional regulator, translating into MRLPDLEAWAIFAAVVEHRSFSGAADAIGLSKATVSKAITRLEERIGQSLFARTSRRLALTEAGKPLAEHAKRILAEAQAAEEAARDAASAPTGRVRLATPMSFGISNVAPLLARFLAAHPGIEIDLHCSDARVDIVAEGFDVALRIGDLPDSSLRARRLCSIAAHLVAAPTYLMAHGTPTHPSELTRHRILGYSNVLGPWRFQHADGGDVAIRPQGPLTANSGEALLPTLIAGLGIARLPGFIVGPHIASGEVVEILPEWAPEPIGLHILTPPSTLRPARVEALIAFLSATLHDPCAVRDQPDRAT; encoded by the coding sequence ATGCGACTACCCGATCTGGAAGCCTGGGCGATCTTCGCCGCCGTCGTCGAGCATCGCTCGTTCAGCGGCGCCGCGGATGCGATCGGGCTGAGCAAGGCGACCGTATCGAAGGCGATCACCCGGTTGGAAGAACGGATCGGCCAGTCACTGTTCGCCCGCACATCGCGCCGGCTGGCCCTGACCGAAGCGGGCAAGCCCCTGGCCGAACACGCCAAACGTATCCTTGCCGAGGCACAGGCTGCGGAGGAGGCGGCACGCGATGCGGCCAGCGCACCGACTGGCCGGGTCCGTTTGGCGACACCGATGAGCTTTGGGATCAGCAACGTCGCGCCACTGCTCGCCCGCTTCCTCGCCGCGCATCCGGGCATCGAGATCGACCTGCATTGTTCGGACGCGAGAGTGGATATCGTCGCGGAAGGGTTCGATGTCGCGCTGCGGATCGGCGATCTGCCCGACAGCAGCCTGCGCGCGCGCCGGCTCTGCTCGATCGCAGCGCATCTGGTCGCAGCGCCCACCTATCTGATGGCGCATGGGACCCCGACGCATCCGTCGGAACTCACCCGGCACCGCATTCTCGGCTATTCGAACGTGCTCGGCCCGTGGCGATTCCAGCATGCCGACGGCGGCGATGTCGCGATTAGGCCGCAGGGGCCGCTGACGGCGAACAGCGGCGAGGCGTTGCTGCCGACCCTGATCGCCGGTCTCGGCATCGCGCGCCTGCCCGGCTTCATCGTCGGGCCGCACATCGCCAGCGGGGAGGTGGTGGAGATACTGCCCGAATGGGCGCCGGAACCGATCGGCCTTCACATCCTGACGCCGCCCAGCACGCTGCGTCCGGCCCGCGTCGAGGCGCTGATCGCGTTTCTGTCAGCCACGCTGCACGATCCGTGTGCGGTGAGGGATCAGCCCGATCGCGCAACCTGA
- the wrbA gene encoding NAD(P)H:quinone oxidoreductase, which yields MTKVLVLYYSSYGHIEQMADAVAEGARAGGAEVDIRRVAETAPDAVVQAAHFKTDTAHPLIESPDALANYDAIVVGAPTRYGRMPAQMASFWDTTGGLWMRGGLVGKVGGAFTSTASQHGGQETTLFSIITNLLHHGMTIVGLDYGFQGQMGVDEVRGGSPYGATTIAGGDGSRQPHEEELAGARYQGKRIAETAAKLK from the coding sequence ATGACCAAGGTTCTGGTGCTCTATTACTCTTCCTATGGCCATATCGAGCAGATGGCGGACGCGGTCGCCGAAGGCGCGCGCGCCGGGGGTGCCGAGGTCGACATCCGCCGCGTCGCCGAAACGGCGCCGGATGCGGTGGTGCAGGCGGCACATTTTAAGACCGATACGGCGCATCCGCTGATCGAAAGTCCCGACGCGCTGGCGAATTACGACGCGATCGTCGTCGGTGCGCCGACTCGTTACGGCCGTATGCCCGCCCAGATGGCGAGCTTCTGGGACACCACCGGTGGATTGTGGATGCGCGGCGGACTGGTCGGCAAGGTTGGCGGCGCGTTCACCTCCACCGCCAGCCAGCATGGCGGGCAGGAGACGACCCTGTTCTCGATCATTACTAACCTGCTGCACCACGGCATGACGATCGTCGGTCTCGATTATGGTTTCCAGGGCCAGATGGGCGTCGACGAAGTTCGCGGTGGTTCGCCGTATGGCGCGACGACGATCGCGGGTGGCGACGGCTCGCGTCAGCCGCATGAGGAGGAACTGGCGGGTGCCCGTTATCAGGGCAAGCGCATCGCGGAGACTGCTGCCAAGCTTAAGTAG